The following proteins come from a genomic window of Montipora capricornis isolate CH-2021 chromosome 9, ASM3666992v2, whole genome shotgun sequence:
- the LOC138017459 gene encoding NPC intracellular cholesterol transporter 2-like gives MKEFVTFVALVISISGITHSRKVPFEHCASPYGELESVDVTPCDGEPCVVKRGTNVTIGVTFIPYEVVNSGKIHLYAIKWGIREELPLKNPYACKGYGLTCPLKKGITQKLSFTDKVPHDVPSVSLKLEATLVDENGDSVACGIIAVKVV, from the coding sequence ATGAAAGAGTTTGTCACCTTTGTCGCACTGGTTATTTCAATCAGTGGAATTACTCATTCAAGAAAAGTTCCTTTCGAACACTGCGCTTCACCATATGGTGAGCTTGAATCCGTGGACGTGACACCTTGTGATGGAGAACCATGTGTGGTCAAACGTGGGACCAACGTAACTATTGGCGTTACTTTTATACCGTACGAAGTTGTTAACAGCGGAAAGATCCATCTTTACGCAATCAAATGGGGAATTCGAGAAGAACTGCCCTTAAAGAATCCGTACGCCTGTAAAGGATATGGACTGACCTGCCCACTTAAGAAAGGGATCACACAAAAGCTCTCATTCACAGACAAGGTTCCACACGATGTGCCTTCGGTCAGCCTCAAGCTAGAGGCTACTTTGGTTGATGAAAATGGCGACTCCGTGGCATGTGGAATCATTGCCGTGAAGGTTGTTTAA